The Peromyscus maniculatus bairdii isolate BWxNUB_F1_BW_parent chromosome 6, HU_Pman_BW_mat_3.1, whole genome shotgun sequence genome has a segment encoding these proteins:
- the Samd7 gene encoding sterile alpha motif domain-containing protein 7 yields the protein MTNPVMSVNPLLAPSGHQRIPLVPSPFGPPIVDRDVLTSSIAPTDPSQFCAPSQFGSSVVPNANVPNPLPGHFYSGWGILPPEPIKAMPTRNEMIERHHTARAEIEMYSLYHQRRMERVNPQGLTGLGIPLFYGSSCLGGPAGFQGRSTLPASDLHLHRSTSRHLQGNPVLLTTRPHFTECWGQKYRLRRGPVYQRPLESDTERFKRQTEEKSSGQMPDLPYEEEDIKDPEIEVDNSQKSREVDEKPTSGLTNPCGELQPSQMKPPSLEVKAWDGGKEKPSEQGCEGCDEQSGVGLPVSILPLSGTHELVALGENRSSADIQKWTVDDVHNFIRSLPGCSDYAQVFKDHAIDGETLPLLTEHHLRGTMGLKLGPALKIQSQVSQHVGNMFCKKIPSLPTHARQAFDHPADTSPLLDINSWSDGLSIPCSQDIMIPKRAEQDSMRN from the exons ATGACAAACCCAGTGATGTCTGTGAACCCTTTACTGGCACCATCAGGACATCAGAGGATCCCACTGGTTCCCTCACCATTTGGGCCTCCAATTGTGGACAG AGATGTCTTGACCTCCAGTATAGCTCCAACTGATCCGAGCCAGTTTTGTGCTCCCTCCCAGTTTGGATCCTCTGTTGTCCCGAACGCAAACGTGCCAAACCCGCTGCCGGGTCACTTCTACTCAG GCTGGGGCATTTTACCACCTGAACCCATAAAGGCCATGCCCACAAGGAATGAGATGATTGAAAGGCATCACACTGCCAG ggCAGAAATAGAAATGTATTCTCTTTACCACCAAAGGAGGATGGAAAGAGTGAATCCCCAGGGACTCACTGGCCTGGGGATACCCCTCTTTTATGGGTCGAGTTGCCTGGGTGGCCCTGCAGGCTTCCAAGGCAGGAGCACACTGCCTGCCAGTGATCTGCATCTACACAGAAGCACCTCCAGACACCTTCAGGGAAATCCTGTTCTGCTGACAACTAGACCACACTTTACAGAGTGCTGGGGCCAGAAATACCGACTCCGGAGAGGTCCAGTCTACCAGAGACCTCTAGAGAGCGACACTGAACGTTTCAAAcgtcaaacagaagaaaaaagctCAGGCCAGATGCCTGACCTTCCCTATGAAGAAGAAGACATCAAGGATCCAGAAATCGAGGTAGACAACAGCCAGAAGTCAAGGGAAGTGGATGAAAAACCGACTTCAGGCCTCACCAACCCCTGCGGAGAGCTCCAGCCAAGCCAGATGAAACCCCCTTCCCTAGAGGTCAAGGCTTGGGATGGTGGGAAGGAAAAGCCCTCTGAACAGGGCTGTGAAGGCTGCGATGAACAGAGCGGGGTTGGCCTGCCCGTTTCCATCCTACCTCTGTCAG GAACACATGAACTGGTTGCCCTTGGGGAGAACCGTTCTTCGGCTGATATTCAGAAATGGACTGTAGATGATGTGCACAACTTTATCAGAAGCCTTCCGGGCTGTTCAGACTATGCCCAG GTATTTAAGGATCACGCGATTGATGGAGAAACACTGCCCCTTCTCACCGAGCACCATCTTCGAGGCACCATGGGGCTGAAGCTTGGGCCAGCACTAAAAATTCAGTCTCAG GTATCTCAGCATGTTGGAAATATGTTCTGTAAGAAAATTCCTTCACTTCCCACCCACGCAAGGCAAGCATTTGATCATCCAGCAGACACATCCCCTCTTTTGGATATTAATTCCTGGAGTGATGGTTTGAGCATCCCTTGTTCCCAGGATATAATGATTCCCAAAAGAGCTGAGCAAGACAGtatgagaaattaa